The region GGGCTGGGGGAAACGCCCAAGGTCCACGTCGGCGCCGTGAACCCTCCGCCTCCCGGCGCGATCACGTTGACGACTTCAGGCGCGGACTTGACCCTGGGCGAGGAAGGCTACGAACTCAAGGTAACCGCCAATTCGGCGCTGGTGCGTGCGCCAACGGATACGGGGCTGGCACGAGGTATTCAGAGCCTGAGGCAGCTCTTGCCGCCCGAGTTTGAGGAGGGCAAACCCAGGGCCTCGTGGCAGATTCCCGGCATTTCGGTCCGCGATTGGCCCCGCTACCGTTGGCGGGGCATGCTGCTCGATTCGTGCCGCCACTTCTATTCCAAGGACTTCGTGAAGCGGGCGATCGACCTGCTCGCCTACCACAAGATGAACGTGCTGCACTGGCACCTCACCGAGGATCAGGGTTGGCGCATCGAGATCAAGAAGTACCCCAAACTCACCGAGGTCGGTGCATTTCGCCAGGCGTCCGGCAACGACCAGGTCGGCGACCCCTTGCCGATTGAGACCGGTCTGAGAGCGGTCCATCCCGATCCTGGCCAACTCAAAGAATCTGGAAAGTACGGCGGTTTCTATACGCAGGCCGAGATCAAGGAGATCGTGGCTTACGCCGCAGCGCGCCGGGTGGCCATCGTTCCCGAGATCGAGATGCCCGGCCACGCCCTGGCGGCGCTGGCCACCTTCCCGGAGCTTTCCTGCACGGGAGGTCCGTTCCAAGTGGGCAACGAGTGGGGGGTGTACTCCGACGTGTATTGCGCGGGGAACGACAAGGTTTTCGAGTTCCTTCAAGACGTGCTCAACGAGGTCATCGACCTCTTTCCTGGCACATACATTCACATTGGCGGGGATGAGGTGCCGAAGCAGCGCTGGCAGGCGTGCGCCAAGTGCCAAGCGCGCATGAAGGCCGAGGGACTCGCCGGCGAGCACGAACTCCAGAGTTGGTTCATTAAGCGGATCGACAAGTTCCTTACGTCGCGGGGCAAGCGGCTAATCGGGTGGGATGAGATCCTCGAGGGCGGGCTCTCCCCTGGGGCGACGGTTCAATCGTGGCGAAGCTTTGCTGGTGGGATCGCCGCCGCTCGAGCGGGGCACGACGTGATCATGTCGCCGACGAGCCACTGCTATCTCGACGCCCCGAACGAGTCCACGACCCTGGAGAGGGTCTACTCGTTCGAGCCGATGCCGGCCGAACTCGAAGCGTCGGGGGCCAAGTTCATCTTGGGGGGCGAAGGCAATCTCTGGTCCGAGCGCATCCCTCAAGGACGTTGGGATCGGCAGGCATTTCCCAGGCTCTCGGCGCTCTCGGAAGTGCTCTGGAGCCCGCGCGAGAAGCGCGTTTGGGACGACTTTGAGAAGCGTATCGACCCGCACCTGCGGCGGCTCTTCGGGATGGGCGTGCGCTACTACGTCCCGCCGCCGGTGTTCATCGACACGCCGACGGTCTTTACCGAGCGAACCACGGCTGCCTTCAAGGACCCCGTGAAGGGCGCTGCGCTCTTCTTTACACGGGACGGGAGCCTGCCTACGGCCCATTCCAGCCGCTACGCCGGCCCCATCGAGATCGCGGCTACAACGCGCCTTCGCGCGGTTGCGCTGTACCCCAACGGCGTTGCGAGCGAATCTGTCAGCCGGACCTTCCGCAAGGAGCCCTACCTCGACGCTTTGAGCCCGGCGCCAACGGTGGAAGCGGGGGTGGACGTCCGCTACTTCGAGGGCACGTGGCTGCGGATTCCCGAATTCTCCGCGATGACGCCCGCCGCTTCCGGCGTTGCTAAACGCGTTGGCCTCGAACTCCGGAAGCGGGACTTCGACTTCGCCCTCGAGTTCACCGGCTACCTGAGCGCCCCAGCCGACGGGATCTACACGTTCTTCCTCGAATCGGATGACGGGAGTGTCCTCTGGGTCGACGGCAAGCCAGTGGTCAACAACGATGGGATCCACCCTCCAACAGAGCGCTCGGGGCAGGTAGCCCTGCGCAAGGGCTTTCACACCGTGCGAGTCGGATTCTTCCAGGGCTCCCAGGCTCTCGTACTGAACCTGAAATGGGCGCCTCCAGGCGGACAGAAATCTGGACTGGATTCGGCGCTCTTTCGGGCAGTCGCCCCCAGGGGCGGCCGCCGATAGGGCGACTCTTGAAAGGGGCCTAAACCAGGCGTCTCGCCCATTGCGGTTTCGTGAAGGCCGCCCGGATCCCCTCACCCGGTCCCGCAAAGCGCGGGATCTACGATTCGCCCGCCCACCGACCTCTCCCCGCCGGGAAGAGGTGGCTCCCAAGTTGACTGCCTTGGGCTTCCCGCCCGGGTAACTCTGCGCGGACCGTGCAAGCCAGCGGCCCGGGAGCCTCAGTCTACGTCACCCAGGCGTCTCGCCTGGGTGACTTCGGTTCAGGACTTGGGGTCCCCGAGCGCCAGGACAGCACCTCGCGACAGTCCCCAGCGGGCATGCTTCACCCCAGAAAGCGAATCGGCCCGGCGAGAGACTCGCCGGGCCGATTCGCTTTAGCGAGGAGACCTCATTTCTTGTTGGCCGCGCCACCCGTCTCGGGTCCGGGCCGAGGGATCACGCCGCCCGGCTTGTCGGCTCGCAGCCCTGGCACCACGATCAGCTCGCCGGTCGAGGTGTTCTGCGTTTTGATCGGGATGTAGTTCGCGGTAGCCACCACCGGCGTCTTGTCGAGCCATTCGCCCTGGCGCAGGAGCTGGTCCTTCGTGAGCTTGAGCCGGGCAAACACCACGCGCGTTCCTGGCCGGATGTCCTCCCTCAGGAAGTTCTTGTCCGTCATGCCCTCGCCGTTCCATCCGAACTTGTCCTGGATATGCGCGGCGGCGCTCCTGGGGTTGTAATAGAACTCGAGGTAGTACTCCTTCGACACGCAGGGGTACATCGTGGGGTCACGGCTCATGTCGATCTTGCGGTTGAACTGCTGGTGTTTCACAAACAGCCCGTCTTGCATCCATGTGAGGCCCTTGGGAGGATCGAGAATCACCTCCTTCGAATAGTCCCATTCCATGCCCGCCTCTTTGGCGCGCGGGAAGTCGGCGTCCCTCAAGACGAACCGGATTCGCGTACCGACCGGCAACACGTTCCAGGTGCCTGAAACACGCACGACACGAGACTCTTCCACGACCGCCTGGACGCTAAAGCCCACGTCGAAGGGCGGCTTGGTGTCGTAAGGGAATTTGTCGTAGCTCCCGTCGTTGCGCTCCTGCGCCAAGGTACCGCGCGTGGAAAGCCGGACCAGAAGGTTGTCGAGGTTGCCCTCGATGGTGTCCCGGTTCGTACGCGCCGCGTAATCGGCGGTTTCCTTCCAGAGCGTCTCCGCCTTTTTGAGCAAGTCGCCGTACCAGTCGATGGCGCCCTTCAGGTCGCCCGCCCGCTGAAGCGCCACGGCCTGCAAGTTGCGGCGGGCGTTCAGCATGTCTTCGCGCTTGTTGGCTTCGTTGAACCACTTGACCGCGTTCTCGTAGTCGTCGTCCACTTTGTTGAACCACATCCAGCCGGTCTCAAAGAACATCTCGTACGTGTCCGAGTTGTTCTCCGCGCCTTCCTTTCCAAGAGCCAGCGCGTAAGGGATGTAGCGGCGGTCTGAGCGGCTCTCTTCGTCGGTGAAGTTGTAGCCCAGGTGCCACATGCCTGTCGCGTAGACGTCCACGTAGTGCGGATCGAGCCAGGTGACCATGCGGATGATCGGCAAGATCGCATCATAGTCGCCGCTCTCGAAGTAGGTGTCTCCCCGGACCCAAAGAATGCCTGCAAGGAACTCGCGGAACCCAAAAAGCTGCAGGAACATCAGCTCCGAGCTCAGCGCTGAGCCTCCCGAACTGGAGGTTTTGGGAAGGAAGTCCTTGATGTAGCGCGGCATCACCACGAAATTGCTGAACGCGCCCTGAAGCACCATGAGAACAGCAATCGCACCGAGCAGCTTCTTCTTCGAAAGCACCGTCAGACCTCCCTCTTGTCGAAGATCAGCATGCCCGCGATCAGAAGCGCAGCCACGTAGATGATCCCGTACCCCGCCGCATTGACGTAGTACGTCAGGGTGTTTTGCACCTTGACCTCCGAGTGGACCAGCGGGTTCGAGACGTTGTACAGGCTGAAGTTGGGCAGGATCATCGTGATGACGTTTGCGGCGCTCTTCACCACCGGATGCGTTTCTGGGTTCTTCGTGAACGAGTCATACAGTGTCGACAGCGTGGTCCCCATCAGGTAGATGCCTGTGGAGAGGAAGAAATTGACCAGCGGCGAGGCGAACGTCGAGAAGAAGATGGTCACCGCCGTCAGCAGGCACATCTGAACGAAGAACATGAGCGGGCCCTGAACGAGCTCCACGAGCGCTGAGGGCGACGGCCTCAACTGGATGTAGAACAGCGCCAGCGAGACGAGCGTCATCAGGCCCATCATCAAGCCCACCGAGAGCACCGCGCCGAAGTACTTCCCAAGCAAGAATTGCCAGCGGGACACCGGCTTGCAGAGGATCGTGTAAATGGTTCTGCGTTCGATCTCGTTCGGGATCATGTACACAGTGAGCACGATCGATATGAGCACGCTGGTGCCCTGAATCACGAAGAACATCGTGCTGATCAGGTTCGAGGTCTGCCCACGGGTCGAGAGCACGGACATGCCCGGCAAGATCGAGAGCAGCAAAAGACCCGC is a window of Armatimonadota bacterium DNA encoding:
- a CDS encoding family 20 glycosylhydrolase, whose protein sequence is MVGLSVLVALAMGYGAVAPPDEVAPIAIVPEPVQWDRAEGSFKLAKDTPIVVAANESGAYGVAYTLAESLKTGLGETPKVHVGAVNPPPPGAITLTTSGADLTLGEEGYELKVTANSALVRAPTDTGLARGIQSLRQLLPPEFEEGKPRASWQIPGISVRDWPRYRWRGMLLDSCRHFYSKDFVKRAIDLLAYHKMNVLHWHLTEDQGWRIEIKKYPKLTEVGAFRQASGNDQVGDPLPIETGLRAVHPDPGQLKESGKYGGFYTQAEIKEIVAYAAARRVAIVPEIEMPGHALAALATFPELSCTGGPFQVGNEWGVYSDVYCAGNDKVFEFLQDVLNEVIDLFPGTYIHIGGDEVPKQRWQACAKCQARMKAEGLAGEHELQSWFIKRIDKFLTSRGKRLIGWDEILEGGLSPGATVQSWRSFAGGIAAARAGHDVIMSPTSHCYLDAPNESTTLERVYSFEPMPAELEASGAKFILGGEGNLWSERIPQGRWDRQAFPRLSALSEVLWSPREKRVWDDFEKRIDPHLRRLFGMGVRYYVPPPVFIDTPTVFTERTTAAFKDPVKGAALFFTRDGSLPTAHSSRYAGPIEIAATTRLRAVALYPNGVASESVSRTFRKEPYLDALSPAPTVEAGVDVRYFEGTWLRIPEFSAMTPAASGVAKRVGLELRKRDFDFALEFTGYLSAPADGIYTFFLESDDGSVLWVDGKPVVNNDGIHPPTERSGQVALRKGFHTVRVGFFQGSQALVLNLKWAPPGGQKSGLDSALFRAVAPRGGRR
- a CDS encoding ABC transporter permease, which produces MKPIVSIATTTLGEAIRRRVLLVILLAGLLLLSILPGMSVLSTRGQTSNLISTMFFVIQGTSVLISIVLTVYMIPNEIERRTIYTILCKPVSRWQFLLGKYFGAVLSVGLMMGLMTLVSLALFYIQLRPSPSALVELVQGPLMFFVQMCLLTAVTIFFSTFASPLVNFFLSTGIYLMGTTLSTLYDSFTKNPETHPVVKSAANVITMILPNFSLYNVSNPLVHSEVKVQNTLTYYVNAAGYGIIYVAALLIAGMLIFDKREV